The proteins below come from a single Chryseobacterium bernardetii genomic window:
- a CDS encoding GNAT family N-acetyltransferase, producing MKLETERLILKEINESHVEDILKIRSNEITNLYVKRNSPKTNYDALEFILHIKRETQDGKVAFWGIAYKDSGNLIGTICLWNFSSDKTMAEVGYELLPDYHRKGIMSEALSVVLEYGLNTLGLQKIIAITSRFNENSKKLLLKHHFILEEGERDKHNPDNIVFSFKNIKH from the coding sequence ATGAAACTGGAAACTGAAAGACTGATCCTGAAAGAGATCAATGAGAGCCATGTAGAGGATATTCTTAAAATCAGAAGCAATGAAATAACGAATTTATATGTGAAAAGAAATTCTCCTAAGACCAATTATGATGCCCTGGAATTTATTCTGCATATTAAAAGAGAAACTCAGGATGGGAAAGTTGCTTTTTGGGGAATAGCATATAAAGATTCCGGGAATCTTATTGGGACCATTTGCCTCTGGAATTTTTCATCAGATAAAACAATGGCGGAAGTAGGGTATGAACTACTGCCTGATTATCATAGAAAAGGAATTATGTCTGAAGCTTTGTCTGTTGTTTTGGAGTATGGATTGAACACATTAGGGTTGCAGAAAATAATAGCCATCACAAGCAGATTCAATGAGAACTCTAAAAAGCTTCTTTTAAAGCATCATTTTATTCTTGAAGAAGGTGAAAGAGACAAACACAATCCAGATAATATTGTTTTCAGTTTTAAAAATATAAAACATTGA
- a CDS encoding endonuclease MutS2, with amino-acid sequence MYIDKEDLDELEFPQLLAEISPFAYSPKTREKILQLRPMEIDEAELSLKKTSEYLSSFESSNAIPFDEYEDIESELKLMLIENYRLENSAFIKIKTITEQIGRLQKFFPTMPETFPTLLEEVSVLEFRKEIIEKVDKVFNRFGEVKSEASPALKGIRTEIQHAKKAIQENFNRALTTYGQSDFLDDIRETIIDDQRVLAVKSGFKKRVPGRTLGISKTGSITYIQPDSVVKHYFKLRENEEEEKKEIDKVLRKLTAELAEFQPQLWRYQMYIFDLDLVRAKAKFAELINGVLPKINRHKTLRLKDAFHPLLWLRNKVENKTIYSQTLTLTEYNRIICISGPNAGGKSITLKTVGLLQLMIQSGILVPVHPKSEMFFFEKIMTDIGDNQSIENHLSTYSSRLKKMSGIIREADADTLLLIDEFGTGSDPELGGALAESFMEFFYDKKSFAIITTHYTNIKLVIEQLPNAQNAAMLFNEETLEPMYKLEVGQAGSSFTFEVAEKNKIPRFIIHSAKKKVEHDIVNLDKTIVKLQQEKFEVEKLKSDLAERKESVEDKRDNLQKLNDQLQQKLFNFQKLYEEEHRKLQFGNKIEAFIDSYTKGKSRKDVVKDFVKLLEQEKFRKLGADKDESKRLQVVKRKITQQLKKEEVIEKIAETNEKLEEKRKSDRAVWMKIGQRVRITGSTSVGTIEKISRNKVIVNYGTFKTTIDADELERI; translated from the coding sequence GTGTATATAGATAAAGAAGATTTAGACGAATTAGAGTTTCCGCAATTGCTCGCGGAAATCTCCCCATTTGCGTATTCTCCGAAAACAAGAGAAAAAATTCTTCAACTTCGTCCGATGGAAATTGACGAGGCAGAACTTTCATTAAAAAAAACATCAGAATACCTGTCAAGTTTTGAAAGTTCAAATGCGATTCCGTTTGATGAATATGAAGATATTGAAAGTGAGCTGAAACTGATGCTGATTGAGAATTACCGTCTGGAAAACAGTGCTTTCATCAAAATAAAAACCATCACGGAACAGATTGGAAGATTACAGAAGTTCTTCCCTACCATGCCGGAAACATTTCCCACTTTACTGGAAGAAGTTTCTGTACTGGAATTCAGAAAAGAGATCATCGAGAAGGTTGATAAGGTATTCAACCGTTTTGGTGAAGTAAAAAGTGAAGCTTCTCCTGCCTTAAAAGGGATAAGAACTGAGATCCAGCATGCTAAAAAAGCAATTCAGGAAAACTTCAACCGTGCTCTTACCACGTATGGGCAGAGTGACTTTTTGGATGATATACGGGAAACCATTATTGATGACCAACGGGTTTTAGCGGTAAAATCAGGATTTAAGAAAAGAGTTCCGGGAAGAACCCTTGGAATTTCAAAAACCGGTTCTATCACCTATATCCAGCCGGATAGCGTTGTAAAGCATTACTTTAAGCTTCGTGAAAATGAAGAGGAAGAAAAAAAAGAGATTGATAAGGTTTTAAGAAAGCTTACTGCTGAACTGGCAGAATTCCAGCCCCAGCTTTGGAGATATCAGATGTATATTTTTGATCTTGACCTGGTGAGAGCCAAAGCTAAGTTTGCAGAACTTATCAATGGAGTGCTTCCTAAGATCAACCGTCATAAGACATTGAGGTTAAAAGATGCCTTTCATCCTTTGTTGTGGTTAAGAAATAAGGTAGAGAACAAAACGATTTACTCGCAGACTCTGACATTAACAGAATATAACAGAATTATCTGTATTTCCGGGCCAAATGCCGGTGGAAAATCAATCACATTGAAAACTGTCGGATTATTACAGCTGATGATACAGAGTGGTATTCTGGTTCCTGTTCATCCAAAATCTGAAATGTTTTTCTTTGAGAAAATCATGACTGATATTGGTGATAATCAATCTATAGAAAACCACCTTTCTACTTATTCATCAAGATTAAAGAAAATGTCCGGAATCATCCGTGAGGCTGACGCAGACACGCTTTTACTGATTGATGAGTTCGGAACAGGCTCTGATCCGGAATTGGGAGGCGCTCTGGCTGAAAGTTTCATGGAGTTTTTCTATGATAAAAAGAGTTTTGCGATTATTACAACGCATTACACCAATATCAAGCTGGTTATAGAACAACTTCCGAACGCTCAGAATGCAGCGATGCTTTTCAATGAGGAAACACTGGAACCTATGTATAAGCTGGAAGTAGGACAGGCTGGAAGCTCTTTTACTTTTGAAGTGGCTGAAAAGAATAAGATCCCAAGGTTTATTATTCATTCTGCCAAGAAAAAGGTAGAGCATGATATTGTGAATCTTGATAAAACGATCGTAAAACTGCAACAGGAGAAGTTTGAAGTTGAAAAACTGAAGTCTGATCTTGCAGAAAGAAAAGAATCTGTAGAAGATAAACGTGATAACCTTCAGAAGCTGAATGACCAGCTTCAGCAGAAACTTTTCAATTTCCAGAAGCTATATGAGGAGGAACACCGTAAACTTCAGTTCGGGAACAAGATTGAAGCTTTCATTGATAGCTATACGAAAGGAAAATCCAGAAAAGATGTGGTAAAAGATTTTGTAAAGTTGCTTGAACAGGAAAAATTCAGAAAACTAGGTGCTGATAAAGATGAATCCAAGCGTCTGCAGGTAGTGAAAAGAAAAATTACGCAACAGCTTAAAAAGGAAGAAGTGATAGAAAAGATTGCTGAAACGAATGAAAAGCTGGAGGAAAAACGTAAGAGTGACCGTGCAGTCTGGATGAAAATAGGGCAGCGCGTCCGAATTACCGGAAG